The uncultured Carboxylicivirga sp. genomic interval ATTCTACAATGGTTTCGATTGCGAGGGAGATTGGATTAGAAAAAGGACCTTTCTCTCAAACTATCGACAAGCTTGAAAAAATAGAACTTATTGAAAGAATTCGCTCTCCTGAAGACAAACGAAATATCAAGCTGAAATTAACAAAAAAAGGTGATGATATTTCCAGTAAAATTCTCTTTGCAATGGAAGACCATTTTAAATCAATAGTAGGGAACTTGTCAGAAAAAGAATTAAATGATTTGTTCAAAGCTTTTAATATAATTAAATCAATAGCAAATAAATTATTACAAAAATGAAAATGCCAATAAACAGAAAAGAACAACTTGTGTATACCTTTTTAATGGTCATATTTATGGTTATAACTATGACACTTTATAATAATTTTTTAAATAATGGTTTCTCAATAAATAGTATTAAAAATTCCTGGCTTTCCTTTCCATTTAC includes:
- a CDS encoding MarR family winged helix-turn-helix transcriptional regulator; amino-acid sequence: MNKNISTEINSLNLIKYALYKDYYIPEELSYLNLTQERILITVKNSTNSTMVSIAREIGLEKGPFSQTIDKLEKIELIERIRSPEDKRNIKLKLTKKGDDISSKILFAMEDHFKSIVGNLSEKELNDLFKAFNIIKSIANKLLQK